The genomic DNA AAACTTGGGACGGGGCTTTCCGGGACCGTCTTTTCAGTCAAAGACGGACCCAGGGGACCCACCGTCGCGCTCAAACTTTCAAACCCCACCGAAGACTCTGCTCATCATTTAGAAAAAGAATTCTTCAGACTTTTCCAACTCGATCATCCCAACATCGTGGACGATCGGGAGTACCTCGTCTATAGAGAACAGGACGGCTGGATGTTCCATCATTGGGACCATTTGGACTGGGCAAATCCAGGCAAACAGACAGACCCAGGATGGTAAAGTGCTTGCCGAACAGGAGGCATAAAATGAAGACATATGTATTTCTTGGAACAGCCCTGATCCTGGCGTTCACATCCGCCTTTGGCTCCAACGGACTCATTGGAAAATACAAACACCGATACACGGCTTTAGAGGAGGCGGATGTTGACTCGGTCATCACGCTCCTAAGCAGCCCGGATTCTGTGGTTGCGGGAGAGGCAGCAACACTCGTTGGTATCGCTTTCGAGAAGGGTTTTGCGTCTGCGCAGAAAGCACTTACCATCCTTATAGGGCTGGTCGAGAGTGATAAATCGCTACATGTTCGTACACTTGCTGCCGGTGCTCTATTCCGGTCGGGCGACGAGAGAGCTGTTGGGCCTCTATGGGAAATAGCAGAAGATGATAGTTCTGATCCGGGGCTCAGAATGACAGCGCTGTCCGGATTGTCGTTCATAGGTGCTAAGACTAGTGAGGTCGCGAAGGTTGCTGCCGAAAACCTCCATTCGGCTGACCCTGGCTTCAGGTATGAATCAATCAAGATAGTGGCAAAGTGGGGGGATAAGGCGGACTTGAAGAAGCTGCTGCAGGCATATATCGACCATCACGAGCGACCGGACGCTTATCTAAAGGAAATGAGACCCGTGCAGGCAAGGTATTGGGACAATCGCTACGAGGAGCTTTCGTTTGTGCTGGTGGTTTCGCTCTATGCCATAGCTAGCCGAGCGCCCGACTTGCTTGAACCGCTCCTGAACCATGCCAACACCAAGTTCAGGTTAGATGCTGCCGATAGCTTTCGCCATATACTGGATAAGAGG from candidate division TA06 bacterium includes the following:
- a CDS encoding HEAT repeat domain-containing protein is translated as MGPFGLGKSRQTDRPRMVKCLPNRRHKMKTYVFLGTALILAFTSAFGSNGLIGKYKHRYTALEEADVDSVITLLSSPDSVVAGEAATLVGIAFEKGFASAQKALTILIGLVESDKSLHVRTLAAGALFRSGDERAVGPLWEIAEDDSSDPGLRMTALSGLSFIGAKTSEVAKVAAENLHSADPGFRYESIKIVAKWGDKADLKKLLQAYIDHHERPDAYLKEMRPVQARYWDNRYEELSFVLVVSLYAIASRAPDLLEPLLNHANTKFRLDAADSFRHILDKRAIPALLDIMRNGEEPRDRSRAVDLVEPYGLSGRLDAEEKEMVISALKEALNDKYVEQGPKGPYRPVACAAYGVLCMLQVEVEEPEDWKNRPKPRAYD